The sequence below is a genomic window from Theobroma cacao cultivar B97-61/B2 chromosome 6, Criollo_cocoa_genome_V2, whole genome shotgun sequence.
ATTGGAATAGTAAAGTGAAGGACCAAAGCATTGCAAATCGTCAGTCAGCCACATGCACCAGACGAACCATCTTTGTCTTAACAACTTTTACAAAGACAACAGCTCCACTATCCATGCACTCTTTGCctattcttcttctctcttttagACCTTTTGCAAACCCTACTTAACTACAAAGCAAAGTCCTTGCTTTTTCTGAATGGATCCTAATAGGATCTTTTTTCACGCAACAAAGCAGAGGGTAAAACAATCAAACGAAAGCTCAAACATGAAACTTGTACTCCCCTTACAATATCAAAAAGTTCAGAAACAAGCAAAACCCAACTGAGAATATATCTctataacataaaaacaaatgGCTATATGTATTTGCCGCTATTCTTTCATTTACAGGAACAACCACACTACAACATTCTCCCTAAATATTCATTTCCTCAATTTGAACCAGATTAAAACCAAACCAAACAAATATAACCAAACAGACAACGAATGTAGCGAAAGAAATGTGAGGTTCAATGGCTTTTTGTACACGAAAGGCAAAAAAATTCCTTTTAGATTTATTAAGCTATCTACCTTTAGgcgtttttttttcttttggaggGAGCTACAACAATGTCAGAAGAAAAAACACTATGGAGGAGCACCATAGCCTGGAAGATCAGGCCATTGATTTGGATTCAAAGATGAAGCACCCGAGGTGTTGCTGGGGATAGTGTTGCCAGCGGTGCTTGTGCTGCTGCTGTTGTTGTTGATACTCCACAAACCCCCTTCCGAGACTGTAGGGTTACTACTGTTGATGAAACTTTGATGCCAATTCTGCTGAGAAGAGCCTGCAGCTGGCCTGCTAGACTGAATTAAGCCCTCTTGATCAGCTGGGTACATATTTCCAGTCTTTTCTCTGTTTCCCATATGAAAGAATTGGGTCTGCTGAATTGGCTGATGCTGTTGTGACCCAAAAGAAGGGACACTGTATCCCTGCAAAAGACCCAAATTTGAAGAACCCCCCAAGTCACCACCAATACTAAGAGCCTGATTGCGAGGTTGAttaaaaggttgtggttgGTTCATTGACTGAATTGCTGCCAAAGAAGACAAGAACCCACCACCAGGATAATACGATCCCATCGAAGAAATAGCAGCCGATGAAGCCAAACTACCAGACTCCTTGGTTCTCAAAGCAGTACTTGCGCCGATCATTGGATTAGAAGAGATCATACTTTGTGGTGTTGTCAAGTTTTGTTGTTGCGCTTGCTGCTGAGGTATCTGCGGCTGCgaccttgaattttcaccagAAGAAGAAGTCTTTGTGCGCTTCCCTTTCCT
It includes:
- the LOC18596818 gene encoding dof zinc finger protein DOF5.3 → MQQDRGGGVSDQDMKQNQQQDRRLKPLTGENQQPQQQQQQQHPPQKCPRCESLNTKFCYYNNYSLSQPRYFCKNCRRYWTQGGTLRNVPVGGGCRKGKRTKTSSSGENSRSQPQIPQQQAQQQNLTTPQSMISSNPMIGASTALRTKESGSLASSAAISSMGSYYPGGGFLSSLAAIQSMNQPQPFNQPRNQALSIGGDLGGSSNLGLLQGYSVPSFGSQQHQPIQQTQFFHMGNREKTGNMYPADQEGLIQSSRPAAGSSQQNWHQSFINSSNPTVSEGGLWSINNNSSSTSTAGNTIPSNTSGASSLNPNQWPDLPGYGAPP